One genomic window of Leptospira perdikensis includes the following:
- a CDS encoding helix-turn-helix domain-containing protein, giving the protein MEVLPMKIHSFFPSATLLPYVQKYLIIESENEIENNILPNPNLVLSFRLRGILRSEENNSVFDLPRVGLAGFRKSARKIFYSKNSSALLVILSQIGASAFFNGPISEFYGKTVSLEDLVPKPAIDTIEEQLLGCNSHRERIELIENFLLQIRKDRTLDPMIAETLFKIQKSQGKIKIGEIKQGLPISLDSLEKKFKTSIGTTLKHFSNLLRIRSAISSHSKETNLTDLANNAGYFDQSHFNKEFKIFTGSSPKEYFKHPQNW; this is encoded by the coding sequence ATGGAAGTTTTACCAATGAAAATTCATAGTTTTTTTCCCTCCGCAACCTTACTGCCTTACGTTCAAAAATATTTGATTATAGAATCAGAAAATGAAATAGAAAACAATATCCTTCCAAATCCAAACCTTGTTTTATCCTTCCGATTGAGAGGGATTCTACGGTCCGAAGAAAACAATTCTGTCTTTGATTTACCTCGTGTGGGACTTGCTGGATTCAGAAAATCAGCAAGGAAAATCTTTTACTCCAAAAATTCTTCAGCACTACTCGTCATCCTTTCACAAATCGGAGCTTCCGCATTTTTCAACGGACCAATATCCGAGTTTTATGGAAAAACCGTTAGTTTAGAAGATCTGGTTCCAAAGCCCGCAATTGATACTATCGAAGAACAACTGCTTGGTTGTAATTCCCATAGAGAAAGAATTGAGCTAATCGAAAATTTTTTACTACAAATCAGAAAAGACAGAACACTCGATCCCATGATCGCAGAGACATTATTTAAAATACAAAAATCCCAAGGAAAAATCAAAATTGGCGAGATCAAACAAGGCCTTCCGATAAGCCTTGATTCTTTAGAGAAAAAATTTAAAACCTCTATCGGAACCACACTCAAACATTTTTCAAACCTTTTAAGGATTCGGTCTGCTATATCCTCCCATTCCAAAGAAACGAACCTAACAGACCTAGCAAACAATGCAGGATATTTTGACCAGTCCCATTTCAATAAAGAATTCAAAATCTTCACAGGTTCATCACCCAAAGAATATTTCAAACATCCACAAAACTGGTAA
- a CDS encoding LBF_1199 family protein, giving the protein MAEYNLGMRWKASEFWKNASPGELLDFFQSIEQGADLKSLADHMLVEDEFCDLVFEYLWLLRSEEGSKRFLNDDSLTPELLMKFIYFGYGKQFLSGNFDSNSYFLQVRTLFNSAQSLRILSLAEEMDRDPTLKIHLLSNLDPQTWEAYFDLLEEKNLTMQTLLGIFSNLRENEIRKILLNSHTLYYYLRMMMVSGIKKSGEQTAKEMENRIRLESILESIRVWETFCQDLGERFNFKSEAELSPNKRNPDRLSLVLRELTKIPTLDRGDVLVYMRDNGAVLDVWEETTIISALGNYDRVGKYF; this is encoded by the coding sequence TTGGCAGAATACAACTTGGGGATGCGATGGAAGGCATCAGAGTTTTGGAAAAATGCATCTCCCGGTGAACTATTAGATTTTTTCCAATCCATCGAACAAGGCGCGGATTTAAAATCTTTGGCTGACCATATGTTAGTTGAAGATGAATTTTGTGATTTAGTTTTTGAATATTTATGGCTTCTTCGTTCCGAGGAAGGTTCCAAACGTTTTTTGAACGACGACAGCCTAACACCAGAACTTCTGATGAAGTTTATTTATTTTGGGTATGGGAAACAATTTTTATCCGGTAACTTTGATTCCAATTCCTATTTTTTACAAGTCCGGACTTTATTCAATTCTGCTCAAAGTTTACGAATTTTATCTTTAGCAGAAGAGATGGATAGGGACCCCACTTTAAAAATACACCTTTTGTCTAATTTAGATCCTCAAACCTGGGAAGCCTATTTTGATCTTTTAGAAGAAAAGAATCTGACAATGCAGACTTTACTTGGTATCTTCTCTAATCTTCGTGAAAATGAAATTCGTAAAATTTTGTTAAATAGCCATACTCTCTATTATTATTTACGAATGATGATGGTTTCTGGAATCAAAAAGTCCGGAGAACAAACCGCAAAGGAAATGGAAAATCGTATCCGTTTGGAATCCATCTTGGAGTCAATTCGTGTTTGGGAAACCTTTTGTCAAGATTTGGGGGAAAGGTTTAATTTTAAGTCAGAAGCAGAACTTTCTCCCAATAAAAGAAATCCTGATCGTTTATCGCTTGTACTACGAGAGTTAACAAAAATCCCCACTTTGGACCGAGGGGATGTATTGGTTTATATGCGGGACAATGGTGCCGTTCTTGATGTTTGGGAAGAGACAACCATTATTTCGGCACTCGGTAATTATGATCGGGTTGGAAAGTATTTTTAG
- a CDS encoding lactonase: MKKTAYLLLLLCFGCTQYLIPKSKFDRAWYSVLAVIGISANDGELPDPVDIVSQPNLALPTGTFFDSPDVSVSVNTSNIEIPSQIGSLNVPIGKVYDIDLKTKLTEEIDSASIKTAVFSEPVVLEYSYNREELESAGFLEEFQVFYFSKISNQWEPLREIVVDQEKGKVFAKTDHFTPFILTAVPKLAGTGVAAAPACLSEEMPISGSSGAVWTQINEHFKYYKDRNYTLISNNDFSTLDFSGAYGIATCNGGAPSPNTDDCGPFSQHKYYNGNEYIKFTAFEDITVYVMYDSRGSQDATWLTTNSWVLTDKQITTTDGVGYYKVYQKQFLKNEVVTMHGNRQGIPSNAGVETNYWVVVKPNDLGVASCLTQNNYRYVQNFFYITLAAAGSDSATFLWTYTKDPRFENIIVRRKKNFPPSSVEDGVSPNISEIENIGFRETGLDPNSTYYYAIYARNAEGALSLPDIYRIETGLDSDNDGITDIIESSNECLYKPWHDYNCNSNPSLADSDGDGKDDLFELIYNTKMDSSDITPPVISKFELLSKPITSLNYGIFYFEAEESINNEFRYLMTYSPIKPNPSAYDSKIRPDRILGDSLFTRLGGDGNFKDFYLWIKDSSGNISLPAGPIRVTQSGHQRPKYIAGLSNGSSFNLQSLDINGELVNAYSSSINMTSVSDGTLLKNLKWGKIPRVFYVQGYKNGIENSISVFSSEAVPAHLLQRINVPYLESFIISDDGRNLYILNGDYGYRISKYIIQSDGTLIFDKESAIVYGMGFEMVYNGFNQSIYIANGDFLNQNPIYRLNAETLEIDQSPQSLDLHYFTLYNFRFHPEGKFCYYLYPGNEFNITKCEVNPSNGNLKMKSNVLEAGNLILNFEITADGNYMVVVYVDYPQLQFYNLILYRIDKPTGNLIETDRKVLSGYQYLNKFKIDQSSQFVFFLNNDKQINYYIINQNNGKFYGPIASNLSGYEREFEVQSAEHTSFQVQTNIEHLNQPGFVHGYNDVKYPLPFVSLVGNYTNSYLLNRAINQPIRMSSQNMDLSYMSCGKKVSDYEETIEIKNNLGQDRSQIISGNIWNRTISIQNLVSDISFSGRYRLHDISSNCKPNLPQSFVDFNITKKRISPVYLDLKLLVGQKPTDLDAFTSVNHSVMNGQVSPSYYYRTTCTIHEYGCNFIKIDKPAKVFYCDWHHATKVFEYYRSQNQCFEKEPNTRRLFHLTLITNVDHSVETSMRWNKYKITEP, translated from the coding sequence ATGAAAAAAACGGCCTATCTTCTACTTCTCCTTTGTTTCGGGTGTACACAATACCTCATTCCAAAATCTAAATTTGATCGTGCATGGTATTCGGTATTAGCTGTTATTGGAATCAGTGCTAATGACGGTGAGTTGCCTGATCCAGTCGATATCGTTTCTCAGCCTAATTTGGCTCTTCCAACGGGAACTTTTTTTGATTCTCCAGATGTGTCTGTTTCTGTAAATACATCAAACATTGAAATACCGAGTCAAATTGGTAGTTTAAATGTTCCGATTGGAAAAGTATATGATATAGATCTAAAAACAAAACTAACTGAAGAGATAGATTCCGCATCAATCAAAACTGCCGTTTTCTCTGAGCCCGTCGTATTAGAATATTCATACAATAGAGAAGAACTTGAGAGCGCTGGTTTTTTAGAAGAGTTTCAAGTTTTCTATTTTAGCAAAATTTCAAACCAATGGGAACCACTACGCGAGATAGTTGTCGATCAAGAGAAAGGAAAAGTATTTGCAAAAACGGACCATTTTACTCCTTTTATTCTGACTGCCGTCCCAAAATTAGCAGGTACTGGAGTCGCGGCAGCTCCAGCATGTCTTTCGGAAGAAATGCCCATTAGCGGAAGTTCGGGTGCAGTCTGGACACAAATCAATGAGCACTTTAAATATTATAAAGATAGAAATTATACGTTAATCTCAAATAACGATTTTTCAACGTTAGATTTTTCTGGAGCTTATGGGATTGCTACCTGTAATGGAGGGGCGCCGTCACCAAACACAGATGATTGCGGACCTTTCTCCCAACATAAATATTATAATGGTAACGAATATATAAAGTTTACTGCTTTTGAAGATATAACTGTTTACGTTATGTATGATAGTCGAGGTAGTCAGGATGCAACGTGGCTAACCACAAATTCGTGGGTCCTTACAGATAAACAAATAACAACAACAGATGGCGTTGGTTATTACAAGGTTTATCAAAAACAATTTTTAAAGAACGAAGTTGTCACAATGCATGGAAACCGACAAGGTATACCTTCAAATGCGGGAGTCGAAACAAATTACTGGGTAGTTGTGAAGCCGAACGATTTAGGGGTAGCTAGTTGTTTGACGCAAAACAATTACCGCTACGTTCAAAATTTTTTTTATATAACATTGGCGGCTGCAGGAAGTGATTCTGCTACATTTTTATGGACGTATACCAAAGATCCAAGATTTGAAAATATAATAGTGCGTCGAAAAAAGAATTTTCCACCTTCGTCCGTTGAGGATGGTGTTTCTCCAAACATTTCGGAAATAGAAAATATTGGATTTAGAGAAACTGGTTTAGATCCAAATTCAACTTACTATTACGCAATTTATGCTAGAAATGCTGAAGGTGCTTTAAGTCTTCCCGATATTTACCGGATCGAAACAGGTTTAGATTCGGATAACGATGGTATAACAGATATTATTGAATCTAGTAATGAATGTTTATACAAGCCTTGGCATGATTATAATTGTAACTCAAATCCTTCCCTTGCAGATTCTGATGGTGATGGAAAGGATGATCTATTTGAGCTTATCTATAATACAAAAATGGATAGTTCGGATATAACACCACCGGTGATATCAAAATTTGAATTGTTATCTAAACCGATTACATCTCTTAACTATGGAATTTTCTATTTTGAAGCTGAAGAAAGTATCAATAATGAATTTCGTTATCTTATGACATATTCACCAATAAAGCCCAATCCATCTGCGTATGATAGTAAGATAAGGCCAGATAGAATTTTGGGCGATTCTTTGTTTACTCGATTGGGAGGAGATGGAAATTTCAAGGATTTCTATTTATGGATCAAAGATTCATCTGGAAATATATCATTACCCGCTGGGCCAATTCGAGTGACTCAATCAGGTCACCAGAGACCAAAGTACATCGCAGGTTTGTCTAATGGTTCCAGTTTTAATCTGCAGTCTCTGGATATAAATGGAGAATTGGTAAATGCTTATTCATCAAGCATTAATATGACATCTGTGTCTGACGGAACATTGCTTAAGAATTTGAAATGGGGAAAAATCCCGAGAGTATTTTATGTACAAGGATATAAAAATGGAATCGAAAATTCAATATCTGTTTTTTCTTCCGAAGCAGTTCCTGCCCATTTATTGCAAAGAATCAATGTTCCATATTTGGAATCTTTTATAATTTCCGACGACGGGAGGAATTTGTATATTTTAAACGGGGATTATGGTTATCGAATAAGTAAGTATATAATCCAATCTGATGGAACTCTTATCTTTGATAAAGAATCTGCAATAGTGTATGGCATGGGATTTGAAATGGTATATAATGGATTCAATCAATCTATTTATATTGCTAACGGAGATTTTTTGAATCAAAATCCGATTTATAGATTGAATGCAGAGACTTTAGAAATAGACCAATCTCCGCAATCTTTGGATTTGCATTATTTCACTTTGTATAATTTCCGATTTCATCCAGAAGGAAAATTTTGTTACTATTTATATCCTGGTAATGAATTTAATATAACCAAATGCGAAGTTAATCCATCGAATGGAAATCTGAAAATGAAAAGTAATGTTTTGGAAGCAGGTAATTTAATCCTGAATTTTGAAATTACTGCAGATGGAAATTATATGGTTGTGGTTTATGTAGATTATCCACAACTTCAATTTTATAATCTTATACTGTATCGAATCGACAAGCCAACAGGAAATTTAATTGAAACTGATCGAAAGGTATTATCAGGTTACCAATATCTAAATAAATTTAAAATAGATCAAAGTTCTCAGTTTGTCTTTTTTTTGAATAATGACAAGCAGATCAATTATTACATTATCAACCAAAACAACGGGAAATTCTATGGGCCAATTGCATCTAATTTGTCTGGCTATGAAAGGGAGTTTGAAGTTCAATCGGCTGAACATACAAGTTTCCAAGTGCAAACTAACATTGAGCATTTAAACCAGCCTGGATTTGTGCATGGCTACAATGATGTGAAATATCCATTGCCATTTGTTTCCCTAGTAGGGAATTATACCAATAGTTATCTTTTGAATCGAGCAATCAATCAACCGATTCGAATGAGTTCGCAAAATATGGACTTAAGTTATATGTCCTGCGGAAAAAAGGTATCAGATTATGAAGAAACTATCGAAATTAAGAATAATTTGGGGCAAGATAGAAGTCAAATTATCTCAGGAAATATTTGGAATCGCACAATTTCTATACAAAATCTCGTTAGCGATATTTCATTTTCGGGTAGATATCGATTGCATGATATTTCTTCCAATTGCAAACCAAATCTACCGCAATCGTTCGTTGATTTCAACATAACGAAAAAACGCATATCTCCTGTTTATTTAGATCTAAAACTTCTTGTAGGTCAAAAACCAACAGACCTAGATGCGTTCACAAGTGTTAACCATTCAGTAATGAATGGGCAAGTTTCCCCTAGCTATTACTATCGAACTACTTGTACGATACATGAATATGGATGCAATTTTATTAAAATAGATAAGCCAGCAAAAGTATTTTACTGTGATTGGCATCATGCCACGAAAGTCTTCGAATATTATAGAAGCCAAAATCAATGTTTTGAGAAAGAGCCGAATACACGTAGATTATTTCATCTTACTTTGATCACTAATGTTGATCATTCCGTTGAAACAAGTATGCGCTGGAACAAATATAAAATCACTGAACCTTAA
- a CDS encoding antibiotic biosynthesis monooxygenase family protein, giving the protein MNQILIDRFQLPKESKEPFLARVQINRDFIKNIEGFMGDQVFIREENSGIQFVTIATWKDKESLENAKTLVVAEYQKQGFVMPEFLKSHSIQIEREIYEPFT; this is encoded by the coding sequence ATGAACCAAATTCTAATTGATCGATTCCAACTCCCGAAAGAATCAAAAGAACCCTTTTTAGCAAGAGTCCAAATCAATCGTGATTTTATCAAAAACATAGAAGGATTTATGGGAGACCAAGTTTTTATCCGGGAAGAAAACAGTGGGATTCAATTTGTAACCATCGCCACTTGGAAAGACAAAGAAAGTCTCGAAAATGCAAAAACATTAGTAGTTGCGGAATACCAAAAACAAGGATTTGTGATGCCGGAATTTTTAAAATCACACTCAATCCAAATCGAACGAGAAATTTACGAACCTTTCACATAA